A stretch of DNA from Methanobrevibacter gottschalkii DSM 11977:
TTTTAAATTTGGCTGTTTAATCTATCTCTCCGGCTACTTTGTAGCCAATTATAATATTTGATGTTTGCATTATATAAATGTTAGTATAATTTATAAAAAATCAAATATACTTTATTAAAAAATATATAGTATGTTTTTAATAAATCTTAGTTGAATGAATGCTTATATTGAACATGAAAAATATTTGAAAAATACATTGCTTGGATTAAATAATTCATCAGATTCCAAACAAAAAGAAAAGAGTTTGTCTAGTCATTATTTTAAAGATTTAAAAGAAAAATTGTTAATACAATATGAGAATAAATCATTAAAAGATGTAATGGACTGCAATATATGTAACACATCTTTTGGGGATGCATTGAAAATAACTACAAAAGAAAAAATTGATTTTAATATTTATGATAATAATTTTAAAAATCAAATTAATCACAATCTCAAATTACTTCCGAAAATTGGCCTTAAAACTGAAGAAAATCTTAAAAATAAGGGATACATGACAATTGAATCTCTTAAAAATCATGACAAATATTGCGATACCGCATCAAAATTTCTAAATAAAATTGATGACATGTCTTTTCATGAAATAATGGATTTATTGGATAACAATAGGTATTCTAAAAAGTGTAGGGATAATTTACTTAAATGTATAAGTTTAACTGATGTTGAAAACTTCAAATTCATGGATATTGAAACTAAAGGACTTTCAAATGTTCCAATAATTTTAATAGGTGTTGCTGAAATCAAAAAATGTAAAATCATATCTTCACAATATTTCTTAAGGGATTACACTGAAGAACAGAATATTATTGAAGCATATTTGAATCATTTGGATGAAGATTCTATTCATGTAACATTCAATGGAAAAAGTTTCGATGTTCCATTTATACGGAATAGATGTATTTACAATAGAATTAACCATAATCTGGAGTTGCCTCATTTGGATTTAATGTATTTTGCAAAGAATTTATGGAAAGGTTCACTTCCAAATTTCAAACTTCAAACTATTGAAGAGGAAATTTTTGGAATAACTCGTTATAGGGATGTTCCCGGCCAATATATTCCAGGATATTATGACACTTATTTATCCAAGAAAAATATAGGGCCAGTTGTACCAATAATCCAACACAACTGTCAAGATATTATTTCGCTTGCAAGTTTTCTTGAGAAAATGTATGAGGATGTAAATTAGTATGGGTTTATTTGATAGATTTAAAAAAAGCGATAAAAAAGAAAAGAAATTAATTCCAGATAATCCGGAGATTGAAGATGAAGAGCTACGTTTAAAAGAAATAGCTATTAATCATAAAGATAGGCTTGAAAGGGCGCAAGCAGCAGATAAAATTTCAAATGAATTTCTTGCACTGGACATGGCTAAGACCGTGAAAGATAGGGCTATTAGATTAATTGCTGCAAATAAATTAAAAGATGAAGATTTATTAATGGATGCTGCTTTAAACTCACAGTTTTTCGATGTAAGAAGCTTTGCATGGGAAAGACTTGGGGAGAACAATAAATCCATAGCTGAAATTGTAATAAATACTAAGAAAAATTCTCATGTAGATGAAATATTTAATAAAATTGTTGATGAAGAAACTCTTAAATGGATTGCAATTGAAGCAGTTGATAAAAGATATAGAACACGTGCTCTAAATAAAATTGATGATGCCGGGATATTATATGATTTAGTTTTTAAATCAAATGACAGTTCTATTAAAAAAGCAGCTATTTTAAAAGATTCTTTTGTAAGTGAGGATATTCTTAAAAAAGTCGCCATTGAAGATAAGGATGAAGGAGTAAAAAAAATCGCTATTGGTAAAATTAAAAATGAGGATTCACTTGTATTAATAGCTCAAAATGAAGATAATGCGAAGGTTAGATCATTCATTTTTGATAAAATTAACAATCCGGAAAATTTAAAGCATATTATTTTAGATTCTAAAAAGGCAGATGTCAAAACAGAATTAATTAACAAGATAACTGACTCTGACCTTTTAGCCAAAATCGCACTTGAAGATAATGATAATATTGTTAGAAGTGAAGCTGTTAAAAAAATAACTGACGAAGAGATATTAATTAAAATAATCAGCACGGAAAAAGATAGATTTGTTCGCCAGATTGCTGTAAAAAATATAAACAATCCTAAAGAATTAATTAAAATAGCTTTAAATGATGATGATCAGTTTGTAAGAAATCATGCAATTTCAAATTCTGCTCTGGCCGATGAAAAAGATTTTAAATATTTGGCCATTAATTCAATACATGAAGATGTGGCATCGGAAGCATTAAATCATATTAATGATGAAAATGATTTCATTGATATATTAAAAAATGCTAAACTCACATCAATTAGAAAAAATACACTAGATAACATCAGTGATTTAGAAACATTAATTAGAATTATTCTTTCAAACGAGGATGAAGAATTTTCTCTTAAAGCTTTAGATAAAATCAAAGTGGAAAAATGCCTGATTAAAATATATGAACAGAATATTTCAGAAAATATCTCAATCAGAGCTATTTCATTAATAAGAAATCAAAAATATTTGGGTGAAGTAGCTAGAAACGATTCTTCTTGGAAAGTTCGTGAAGCGGCTACTAAAAAAGTGGTAAGTAGAAAAGTTTTAAAAGAAATCTCAAATAATGATGAAAATGAGTATGTGAGAAATATTGCTAAAAAGAAATTGAAATTATAAATAAAGTTCAACTTCTTTTCTTTCACTATTTTCACTTTCAAAAACAGGTTTTTTAGTTTCAAATGCTTCTCCGGTAAAACTTCTAGCATCTTCTTGACATATATGGATGCATGCAGTGCATCTTGAACATATGTCAAGGTCAACATCGGCAGGATCCTCATCAGGTATTGCATTTTCAGGACAGAAAGTAACACAATCATAACAGAATATGCATTTATTCTGATCACAGCTTACGATAAAAGGCAATTGTTTGTAATCGGCATATGGTCTGTTTCCAGGAACTTCTGAGTTGAGGGATTCACCAGATTCCAATTTTTCTACACATTTTTGTCCAAATTCATTGATTTTTTCCATATCTGCAGTATCTGGTCTTCCAACGGCAACACCATTAAAAATGGAGTGGTGGCTAACGGTGGAAATTGCTGCGATAACATCAAAGTTATTTTCTTTAAGAATATCTACTAATTCAATTAATGCATCGCCTACTTTAGCATTTCCATAGTTTGCAACAGCAATTGCTTTTGTGTTATTTCCTGTTAATTTCAATAGTCTATTGCGAGCGGTTTTTGGGATTCTTCCAGAAAAAACAGGCATTCCAACAATAACAATATCACTGTCTGTAAATTCTTTAGTGTCATTAAAATGTAATAAATCACAAATCTCTTTTTCGTATTTGAAGTTAGTAGCTATTTTATCTACTATTTTTTTAGTAGTCCCAGATGGGCTAAAAAATATTCTAGTTATTTTTTTCATATTCACACCTATTAATAATATGATTGTCAATATTTAAAAGTTTATCAAATAAAATAGAAATTAATTAATATTATTAAACTATAAATTTATTTGGTGATATGATGGAATTAATGAGAGAGCTATCTTTAACACCAGGCGTTTCTGGTTCCGAAGAAAAAATAGCTGAAATTATTACACGTGAATTAAAAGATGTAGCTGATAAAATTGAAACTGACAGTATGGGAAACATTATTGCAACCAAAAAAGGTGAAAAAAAGGCTCCTACTGTAATGCTAGCATCTCACATGGATGAGATTGGTTTAATGGTAAGGTACATTGATGATGATGGTTTTATTAAATTCTCAAACATTGGTGGAATTAATGATCAGATGTTAATGAACCAGACTGTAACTGTTCATTCTTCCGTTGGAGAACCGATTGTAGGAGTCATTGGTTCAAAACCACCTCACGTAACAACTGCTGAAGAAAAAAACAAAGTTGTTAAATCTACCGACATGTTTATTGATATTGGTGCAAAAGACAAAGAAGAAGCAGAGAAAATGGTTAGAATTGGAGACAAAATGACATTCAATTCTTTATTTGCTGAATATCCAAATAATTTAATCATGGGTAAAGCATTAGACAATCGTGTAGGTTGCTATGTAATGATGGAAGTTTTAAAAAGAGTAGATACTAGAGCTACTGTTTATGGTGTAGGTACCGTTCAGGAAGAAGTAGGTCTTAAGGGAGCTAAAACTTCCGCATTTAGATTAAACCCTGATCTTGCTATTGCACTTGATGTAACATTATCTGGTGATCATCCTGGAATTAAACCGGAGGAGGCGCCTGTAGTGATGGGTAAAGGTCCGGCTATTATATTGGCGGATGCAAGTGGAAGGGGTATTTTGACTCAACAGTCTGTAAAAGATTTGCTCATTAATGCTGGAGATGAAAATGAAATTCCATATCAGTTAGAAGTAAGTGATGGCGGCACTACTGATGGAACTGCAATACACTTAACTCGTGAAGGAATTCCAACAGGTGTTTTATCTGTTCCTACTCGTTATATACACACTCCGGTAAGTGTATGTAGTATGGATGATGTTGAAGCAACTATTCAATTAATTACAGAAGCCATAAATAATTTATAAGACTTCTATAAACTTAGTTTATTATATTTGATTATAATAAACTCTTATTTTTTTATTATAACTGTAAATAATAGTTATTTAAATCTGTCATCTGATTTTTGCGATTTTGCTTTTTGGTGTTTTGATTCAAACCATCCTATTTTTAGTTCATCAATTGTATCTTCGTATAATTGTGGAACATATGGTTTAATATCTAAAAGTGGAGTTCCATTAAGAATATCTACATTTTCAACATGTACTTTGTTTCCTTCAACTTTATTTACTTTAACAACACTCATTCCAATACGATTTGGCCTTTTTGGAGATCTTGTTGCAAAAACACCATGAGTTTTTGTATCCATAAACGGTTTTACTTCAAGTTTGTATCCTTCAACTTTGTGAAGTAAATAAATTAAATGAATGTGTGAAAAATCTTTTAAATCTTTTAGTCCATCAACAAATTTATCTTTAATTTCAATGGTTCCTTTAATTCCTTTTGCTCCTGTAGGCTGAATTGGCATACCTTCAATTTCTTTAAATTCAGTATGTATTGTACCAATTGATTCTAATTCGATATTCATAGTTATTATATTCAACT
This window harbors:
- a CDS encoding ribonuclease H-like domain-containing protein — translated: MNAYIEHEKYLKNTLLGLNNSSDSKQKEKSLSSHYFKDLKEKLLIQYENKSLKDVMDCNICNTSFGDALKITTKEKIDFNIYDNNFKNQINHNLKLLPKIGLKTEENLKNKGYMTIESLKNHDKYCDTASKFLNKIDDMSFHEIMDLLDNNRYSKKCRDNLLKCISLTDVENFKFMDIETKGLSNVPIILIGVAEIKKCKIISSQYFLRDYTEEQNIIEAYLNHLDEDSIHVTFNGKSFDVPFIRNRCIYNRINHNLELPHLDLMYFAKNLWKGSLPNFKLQTIEEEIFGITRYRDVPGQYIPGYYDTYLSKKNIGPVVPIIQHNCQDIISLASFLEKMYEDVN
- a CDS encoding flagellar protein; this encodes MGLFDRFKKSDKKEKKLIPDNPEIEDEELRLKEIAINHKDRLERAQAADKISNEFLALDMAKTVKDRAIRLIAANKLKDEDLLMDAALNSQFFDVRSFAWERLGENNKSIAEIVINTKKNSHVDEIFNKIVDEETLKWIAIEAVDKRYRTRALNKIDDAGILYDLVFKSNDSSIKKAAILKDSFVSEDILKKVAIEDKDEGVKKIAIGKIKNEDSLVLIAQNEDNAKVRSFIFDKINNPENLKHIILDSKKADVKTELINKITDSDLLAKIALEDNDNIVRSEAVKKITDEEILIKIISTEKDRFVRQIAVKNINNPKELIKIALNDDDQFVRNHAISNSALADEKDFKYLAINSIHEDVASEALNHINDENDFIDILKNAKLTSIRKNTLDNISDLETLIRIILSNEDEEFSLKALDKIKVEKCLIKIYEQNISENISIRAISLIRNQKYLGEVARNDSSWKVREAATKKVVSRKVLKEISNNDENEYVRNIAKKKLKL
- a CDS encoding 4Fe-4S binding protein; this encodes MKKITRIFFSPSGTTKKIVDKIATNFKYEKEICDLLHFNDTKEFTDSDIVIVGMPVFSGRIPKTARNRLLKLTGNNTKAIAVANYGNAKVGDALIELVDILKENNFDVIAAISTVSHHSIFNGVAVGRPDTADMEKINEFGQKCVEKLESGESLNSEVPGNRPYADYKQLPFIVSCDQNKCIFCYDCVTFCPENAIPDEDPADVDLDICSRCTACIHICQEDARSFTGEAFETKKPVFESENSERKEVELYL
- a CDS encoding M42 family metallopeptidase; this translates as MMELMRELSLTPGVSGSEEKIAEIITRELKDVADKIETDSMGNIIATKKGEKKAPTVMLASHMDEIGLMVRYIDDDGFIKFSNIGGINDQMLMNQTVTVHSSVGEPIVGVIGSKPPHVTTAEEKNKVVKSTDMFIDIGAKDKEEAEKMVRIGDKMTFNSLFAEYPNNLIMGKALDNRVGCYVMMEVLKRVDTRATVYGVGTVQEEVGLKGAKTSAFRLNPDLAIALDVTLSGDHPGIKPEEAPVVMGKGPAIILADASGRGILTQQSVKDLLINAGDENEIPYQLEVSDGGTTDGTAIHLTREGIPTGVLSVPTRYIHTPVSVCSMDDVEATIQLITEAINNL
- the tsaA gene encoding tRNA (N6-threonylcarbamoyladenosine(37)-N6)-methyltransferase TrmO → MNIELESIGTIHTEFKEIEGMPIQPTGAKGIKGTIEIKDKFVDGLKDLKDFSHIHLIYLLHKVEGYKLEVKPFMDTKTHGVFATRSPKRPNRIGMSVVKVNKVEGNKVHVENVDILNGTPLLDIKPYVPQLYEDTIDELKIGWFESKHQKAKSQKSDDRFK